One genomic region from Cydia amplana chromosome Z, ilCydAmpl1.1, whole genome shotgun sequence encodes:
- the LOC134661773 gene encoding LITAF domain-containing protein isoform X2, whose translation MEKSGNPPPYGWGNGYHVQVQPPPAAPPSYAQAVGGVGPSSPYTPHYPPTGGPQIVTTVVPVGPQPTHMICPSCHAEIDTATKTKPGLLAYISGAIIFLLGCFCGCCLIPCCIDSCMVIDHKCPNCGANLGRYQR comes from the exons ATGGAGAAAAGTGGTAATCCTCCCCCATACGGATGGGGCAATGGTTATCACGTGCAAGTGCAACCTCCGCCAGCGGCGCCGCCGAGCTACGCGCAGGCGGTCGGGGGAGTCGGACCATCCAGCCCCTACACTCCTCATTATCCTCCCA ctggCGGGCCTCAAATTGTAACTACAGTTGTACCAGTTGGACCACAGCCTACCCACATGATCTGCCCAAGCTGCCATGCTGAAATAGACACTGCCACCAAAACGAAACCAGGCCTGCTAGCATACATATCTGGTGCGATTATATTTTTGCTGGg aTGTTTCTGCGGTTGCTGCCTCATCCCTTGCTGCATAGATAGTTGCATGGTGATAGACCACAAATGCCCCAACTGTGGGGCCAACCTTGGACGTTATCAACGATAA
- the LOC134661773 gene encoding LITAF domain-containing protein isoform X1, with translation MLNMEKSGNPPPYGWGNGYHVQVQPPPAAPPSYAQAVGGVGPSSPYTPHYPPTGGPQIVTTVVPVGPQPTHMICPSCHAEIDTATKTKPGLLAYISGAIIFLLGCFCGCCLIPCCIDSCMVIDHKCPNCGANLGRYQR, from the exons ATGCTcaa CATGGAGAAAAGTGGTAATCCTCCCCCATACGGATGGGGCAATGGTTATCACGTGCAAGTGCAACCTCCGCCAGCGGCGCCGCCGAGCTACGCGCAGGCGGTCGGGGGAGTCGGACCATCCAGCCCCTACACTCCTCATTATCCTCCCA ctggCGGGCCTCAAATTGTAACTACAGTTGTACCAGTTGGACCACAGCCTACCCACATGATCTGCCCAAGCTGCCATGCTGAAATAGACACTGCCACCAAAACGAAACCAGGCCTGCTAGCATACATATCTGGTGCGATTATATTTTTGCTGGg aTGTTTCTGCGGTTGCTGCCTCATCCCTTGCTGCATAGATAGTTGCATGGTGATAGACCACAAATGCCCCAACTGTGGGGCCAACCTTGGACGTTATCAACGATAA
- the LOC134661800 gene encoding beta-parvin: MSSPRPKSPRTPVLPKKEDKAESFWDKIGTIGRKKGIKEVQEVQAEGKYAIDSPGSPTAPEIPPEEYSLLDNEERAIIEPRSLEDPRVKELIQVLIEWINDELAMQRIIVKDISEDLYDGQVLQKLLEKLAEKKLDVPEVTQSEEGQRQKLAVVLKEVNKALYGSPKPAQKWSVDSVHSKNIVSILHLLVALARHFRAPVRLPENVSVNVVVVKKDAPNQLSHRTYIEDITTTYDDLGMKGERDAFDALFDHAPDKLQVVKKSLVTFVNKHLSKVNLEVMDLDTQFHDGVFLCLLMGLLEGFFVPLYDFHLTPQDFDQKVHNVAFAFELMQDVGLAKPKARPEDIVNLDLKSTLRVLYNLFTKYKNMA, from the exons ATGTCTTCTCCACGCCCAAAATCACCTCGTACTCCTGTTTTGCCTAAAAAGGAAGACAAGGCAGAATCATTCTGGGACAAAATTGGAACTATAGGACGAAAGAAGGGGATTAAGGaag TACAAGAAGTTCAAGCAGAGGGTAAATATGCCATTGACTCACCGGGAAGCCCGACTGCACCAGAAATTCCACCAGAGGAGTACAGCTTGC TTGACAATGAAGAAAGAGCCATCATTGAACCTCGTTCACTAGAGGATCCCAGAGTCAAAGAGCTGATTCAAGTTCTGATTGAATGGATTAATGATGAGCTTGCCATGCAAAGGATCATTGTTAAAGACATCAGCGAGGATCTTTATGATGGACAAGTACTTCAGAAGCTTCTGGAAAAACTTGCTGAGAAGAAACTGGATGTGCCTGAGGTTACACAATCAGAGGAAGGCCAGAGGCAAAAGTTGGCAGTTGTGCTTAAAGAAGTTAACAAG gCTCTCTACGGATCACCTAAACCAGCTCAGAAATGGAGTGTGGATTCAGTTCACTCAAAGAACATCGTGTCCATTCTGCACTTGTTGGTGGCACTCGCACGCCATTTCAGAGCACCGGTGCGCCTCCCCGAAAACGTCAGTGTCAACGTCGTAGTAGTCAAGAAGGATGCGCCAAATCAACTTTCTCACAG AACTTATATCGAGGATATCACAACTACGTACGACGACCTTGGTATGAAAGGTGAAAGAGATGCGTTTGATGCTTTGTTTGACCATGCTCCAGACAAACTTCAAGTTGTCAAAAAG TCCTTGGTTACCTTTGTGAACAAGCACCTAAGCAAGGTGAATCTCGAAGTGATGGACTTGGACACGCAATTCCATGACGGGGTGTTCCTGTGCTTGTTGATGGGCCTCCTCGAAGGATTCTTCGTGCCTCTCTACGACTTCCACCTAACTCCTCAGGACTTTGATCAAAAAGTGCACAATGTTGCCTTTGCATTTGAACTAATGCAAGATGTTGGCCTTGCCAAGCCAAAGGCCAGACCTGAAG ATATCGTGAACTTGGATCTGAAATCTACGCTGCGAGTGCTCTATAACTTATTtaccaaatacaaaaatatggCTTGA